The nucleotide window GGAACCGACCAGTTCCGCCCTCGACCGCGACGGTAACGCGCGCCAGAAGGGCACGAAGGGGCTTCCGAATTTTAACAAAGGTCGCAAGAACTACGGCTGACGTTATTCCCTCACTCACCGATTCGAATGCCCATTACTTTTGACTGCGCGTGCGGTCGGCACTTCAGCGTGTCCGACGAGTACGCGGGGAAACGCACCAAATGCCCGTCGTGCGCCGCGCCGCTCACGGTGCCGGCGCCGGAAGTGGCGGCCCTCGCACCGGCGTCCGAGGAGGAGGCCGCGTACCGGGCGCTGATGGACAGCCCCGAACCGGAGCCGGCAAACGCGCCGGCCTGGAGCGCTCCGCGTCCGGAACCGGACGAGCCGGCTCCGAAGCCCAAACCCAAAATCCCGGCTCTTGAGAAGCGCCGGTCCGTTCCGTCGGCCCCGCGGGCGGACGACTACGACCCGCCCCCGTCGCGCGGCGGCGGGATTCACATCTCCTCCGGCGTGCTCGGCGGGTGTGGGATGATGCTGGGCGCGGTGGTGTGGTTCGGGCTGGGCTGGGCCGCCGGGGTCATCTACTTCTACCCGCCGGTCCTGTTCGTGTTCGGACTGGTGGCCGTGGTCCGCGGGCTGCTCGGTCACTCCGAGGACTGACCGCACCGGCGCCGGGCGCCGCCCATACAATTCCGGTAAGGCGAGCGGGGGGCGTATGCCCCCTGTTTGCGTTTTCACGGAGAACCGAACATGTCCGACGTTCGTGAAACGGCGCTCCTCGTTATCGGCGGCGGCCCCGGCGGGTACCCCGCCGCCCTGCACGCGGCCGATAGCGGCATCAAGGTCACGCTGGTGGACGAAGGCGCGAAGCTCGGCGGCGTGTGCCTGAACCGCGGGTGCATCCCCAGCAAAGCGCTGCTGCACACGGCCAAGATCATTCGCGAAGCGCACGAAATGGCCGCTTACGGAGTCACGTTCGGCGAACCGAAACTCGACCTCGCCAAGCTACGCGACTTCGTGCAGGCGAAGGTGGTCGGCAAGCTCACCGGCGGCATCGGGCAGCTCACGAAAGGCCGCGGGGTCGACGTGGTGAAGGGCCGCGCGGTCTTCACCTCCCCCAACACGGTGGAGGTGACCGGCGACCAGCCCCAGACCATCAAGTTCCAGAACTGCATCATCGCGACCGGGTCGCTGCCGGCGATCCCGAAACAGTGGCAGATCAACGACGACCGCGTGATGGACAGCACCGGCGCCCTGCTACTGCCGGACGTGCCCAAGAAGCTGCTCGTCATCGGCGGCGGTTACATTGGGCTGGAGATCGGCAGCGTGTACGCGGCGCTGGGGAGCAAGGTCACGGTGGTGGAGGCGCTCGAACGCCTCCTGTTCATGGCCGATAAGGACCTGGTCGATCCGCTGGAGCGGAAGCTCAAGACCGAGTTCGAGGCGATCTACACGTCCACGAAGGTGATGGGGCTGGAAGCCACGCCCGAAGGGATCGTGGTGAAGCTCGAAGGGGCCGGCGCGCCCGCGTCGCTCACCTTCGACCGCGTGTTGATTTCCGTGGGCCGGCGGCCGAACTCCGCGGGGCTGGGGCTCGACAAGGCCGGGGTGAACGTGACCGACCGGGGGTTCATCCCGATCGACAAACAGCGCCGCACCAACGTGCCGCACATTTTCGCGATCGGCGACGTGGGCGAGGAGCCCGGCCTCGCGCACAAAGCGACGGCAGAGGCACGAGTTGCGGTGGAAGTGCTCCACGGCGAGCCGGCCGAATGGAACCCGCGGGCCATTCCCGCTGTCATCTTCACAGACCCCGAAATCGCCTGGGCCGGGATCACCCAGAAGGAAGCGGAAGAGAAGAAGGTTCCGCACGAGGTGCTCACGTTCCCGTGGGCGGCGAGCGGCCGGGCCGTGAGCATCGCGCGCACGGAGGGCCGCACGAAGATGATCGTCGATCCGGAAACCAAGCGGGTGCTGGGGGTCGGGATCGTCGGGGCGGGGGCCGGCGAGATGATCGCCGAAGGGGTGCTCGCCATCGAGATGGGCGCGGTGGCGCGGGACGTGTTAGAGAGTATTCACCCGCACCCGACGCTCAGCGAGACGGTGATGGAGAGCGCCGAACTGGCCTACGGGGCCGCGACCCACGTCGCGAAGCCGCGCAAGGCGGCGAAGTAACGTACTCCATGGCGGGCGGGACAATTGCTCTCGCCCGCCGGAGCGAGAGGGACGAATGACCGAGGCCGACTGGTGGGCGACATCGTACCCCGACAAACTGCTGAACTGGCTCTTTTACACCGCGCAGGCGTCCGAGCGCAAGTTCCGGCTGTTCTCGCTCGCGTGCTGCCGCCAGGTGGGCGACCTGCTCGCCGACAGCGCGTTCCCGCAACTCCTGGTTTTGATGGAGGTTCTGGCCGACGACCCGGTTGACGCGGCGAAGATCGAGCGGCTCCGGCGTGCCGGCCGGGACAACCTGTACTCGGTCAGTTCCGCCCACCGGACCCCGAAGTGGCACGCGCGGAACGCCGCGCTGTGCGGAACCGGTGCGCTGTGGGAGGGCCGCGGGTGGCAGTCGCGGCCGGCGTACTGGGAATACGTGTACCAGAATTCGGAAGGCGGCTGGCTGCTCGGCCCGTTCCCGCACGTCGTCTCGGAGGCCGTGTTCTGCGCTCACCCGCGGAGCGAACAGGCCGAAGCGCTGGCGCACCAGTTGCGAGTGATCCGCGACCTGTTCGGGCCGCTCCCGTTCCGGGACATAACCGTACCCCAGGCGTGGCTCACGTCCGACGTGCTGGCGCTGGCCCGCGGCATCTACGACGAGCACGCGTTCGAGCGGATGCCGATTCTGGCCGACGCGCTCCAGGAAGCGGGCTGCGACAACGACGACATCCTGGACCACTGCCGCCACGAGCCGTTCTTCGTCGGCGGTGACGCGCCCAAGCACCGCTCGGCCGCGTCCGGCCACGTGCGCGGGTGCTGGGTCATCGACCTTCTATTGCGCCGCCCGTGGCGATCCGCCCGTCCGCACCCGCGGAGGTGAGCTGGTAGAATGCTCCCGAACCCTCTGGGAACAGGAGCAACCCATGCCGACGCCGCTCGCGGG belongs to Gemmata obscuriglobus and includes:
- the lpdA gene encoding dihydrolipoyl dehydrogenase, which codes for MSDVRETALLVIGGGPGGYPAALHAADSGIKVTLVDEGAKLGGVCLNRGCIPSKALLHTAKIIREAHEMAAYGVTFGEPKLDLAKLRDFVQAKVVGKLTGGIGQLTKGRGVDVVKGRAVFTSPNTVEVTGDQPQTIKFQNCIIATGSLPAIPKQWQINDDRVMDSTGALLLPDVPKKLLVIGGGYIGLEIGSVYAALGSKVTVVEALERLLFMADKDLVDPLERKLKTEFEAIYTSTKVMGLEATPEGIVVKLEGAGAPASLTFDRVLISVGRRPNSAGLGLDKAGVNVTDRGFIPIDKQRRTNVPHIFAIGDVGEEPGLAHKATAEARVAVEVLHGEPAEWNPRAIPAVIFTDPEIAWAGITQKEAEEKKVPHEVLTFPWAASGRAVSIARTEGRTKMIVDPETKRVLGVGIVGAGAGEMIAEGVLAIEMGAVARDVLESIHPHPTLSETVMESAELAYGAATHVAKPRKAAK